From Phycodurus eques isolate BA_2022a chromosome 20, UOR_Pequ_1.1, whole genome shotgun sequence, a single genomic window includes:
- the LOC133395462 gene encoding ectonucleotide pyrophosphatase/phosphodiesterase family member 2-like isoform X2 translates to MLINYLLLLALAGWRCGIIAAYVFQASRPAEGGDAPPTHTKVVSEWVSSSGSCKGRCFELEEAEPPGCRCDNLCKTYYSCCSDFDQHCLKTAGRFECRPERCGEGRKDEHACHCTDDCLEKGDCCSNYKAVCQGEESWLQGDCEETVSAECPAGFIRPPLIMLSVDGFRASYLKKGVSVMPNIQKLRSCGTTAPYMRPVYPTKTFPNLYTLATGLYPESHGIVGNTMHDPVFNATFSLRSREKLNHRWWGGQPIWITAKEQGVKAGTFFWPWVIELERRILTILQWLKLPDQHRPYVYAVHSEQPDTFGHRWGPLSSELDNTLRQIDGVIGQLMNGLKQMNLHRCVNVIVVGDHGMEEAHCDRTEFLSSYPLNIDDITLIPGSLGRIRPRDAKSTSYEPQQVVANLTCKMATQHFTPYLKQHLPKRLHYANNRRIEDVHLLMERKWHVARKMPEKMRTRCGFFGDHGFDNKITSMRTIFMGHGPSFRFRTQVPEFDNIELYNVMCDLLGVKPAPNNGTHGSLNAMLKSPPFQPVMPAEVTPPAQDEDAAEAATGPGAPVAFDLGCGCDDENKVERNVEAFSPAQDGVDDYNVTQLPFGRPAVMFEARYALLHHSDFISAYSRQLAMPLWTSFTLMPQEDVTSLPEGSASGPCLRTDPRVSADHSASCSAYEQNRLLGYGFLFPPELASSPESRYEASLITNTAPMFPAFTRVWRYLQGALLRRYAQENNGINILAGPVFDYNYDGRRDTLEEIREWSPGTPPVPTHFFTVVTSCRQANQTLDECDGDLSVFSFLIPHRDDNSETCNSNDGEQLWVEGLLQLHTARVRDVEIITGLDLYRANNQSYSGILSLKTYLRTFETDD, encoded by the exons ATGCTCATCAACTATTTG TTGTTGCTGGCGTTGGCCGGGTGGCGCTGTGGCATCATCGCGGCGTACGTCTTTCAGGCCAGCCGACCCGCCGAGGGTGGAGATGCCCCGCCCACGCACACCAAAG TGGTGTCGGAGTGGGTGAGCTCTTCGGGCTCATGCAAGGGTCGCTGCTTCGAGTTGGAGGAAGCCGAGCCTCCGGGATGTCGTTGTGACAACTTATGCAAAACCTACTACAGCTGCTGCTCTGACTTTGACCAGCACTGTCTCAAAACGG CGGGACGCTTCGAGTGCCGTCCGGAGCGTTGCGGTGAGGGGAGGAAAGACGAGCATGCGTGTCACTGCACAGATGACTGCCTGGAAAAAGGAGACTGCTGCTCCAACTACAAGGCGGTGTGCCAAG GCGAGGAGTCATGGCTCCAAGGAGACTGTGAGGAGACCGTCAGCGCTGAGTGTCCAGCCGG TTTCATCCGCCCGCCACTCATCATGCTGTCTGTGGACGGTTTCCGGGCGTCCTACCTGAAGAAGGGTGTGTCCGTCATGCCCAACATCCAGAAACTCA gATCATGTGGGACAACTGCTCCGTACATGCGGCCCGTCTACCCGACCAAGACCTTCCCGAACTTGTACACGTTGGCCACG GGCCTCTACCCAGAATCCCACGGAATCGTGGGCAACACCATGCACGACCCGGTGTTCAACGCCACCTTCAGCCTACGTTCCCGAGAGAAGCTAAACCATCGCTGGTGGGGCGGGCAGCCG ATCTGGATCACCGCTAAGGAACAAGGCGTCAAAGCCGGAACCTTCTTCTGGCCCTG GGTCATCGAACTAGAGAGACGAATCCTCACCATCCTGCAATGGCTGAAGCTGCCCGACCAACACAG ACCTTACGTGTACGCGGTGCACTCGGAGCAGCCTGACACCTTTGGACATCGCTGGGGTCCCCTGAGCAGTGAG CTGGACAACACGCTGCGGCAGATCGACGGCGTGATCGGTCAGCTGATGAACGGCCTGAAGCAGATGAACCTCCATCGCTGCGTCAACGTCATCGTCGTGGGCGACCACG GCATGGAGGAGGCGCACTGCGATCGCACCGAGTTCCTCAGCAGCTACCCGCTCAACATCGACGACATCACGCTCATCCCGGGCTCACTGGGCCGGATACGGCCTCGAGACGCCAAGTCCACTTCAT ACGAACCTCAGCAGGTGGTCGCCAACCTGACG TGCAAGATGGCGACGCAGCACTTCACGCCGTACCTAAAGCAACATCTGCCCAAGAGACTCCATTATGCCAACAACCGCCGCATTGAGGACGTGCACCTGCTCATGGAGAGGAAGTGGCATGTCGCCAG GAAAATGCCAGAAAAGATGCGTACGCGTTGCGGTTTCTTTGGCGACCACGGCTTCGACAACAAGATCACCAGCATGAGG ACCATCTTCATGGGACACGGGCCCAGCTTCCGCTTCCGCACTCAAGTGCCGGAGTTTGACAACATCGAGCTTTACAACGTCATGTGCG ACCTGCTCGGCGTGAAGCCGGCGCCAAACAACGGGACGCACGGGAGCCTGAACGCCATGTTGAAGTCACCGCCCTTCCAGCCCGTCATGCCGGCGGAAGTGACGCCACCGGCGCAGGAcgaggacgcggcagaggcgGCGACGGGGCCGGGGGCGCCGGTCGCCTTCGACCTCGGCTGCGGCTGCGATGACGAG AACAAAGTGGAGCGGAATGTGGAAGCCTTCAGCCCCGCCCAAGATGGCGTCGACGACTACA ACGTGACACAGCTGCCGTTCGGCCGACCCGCCGTTATGTTTGAGGCTCGTTACGCTTTGCTGCATCACTCCGACTTCATCAGCGCGTACAGCCGCCAACTGGCCATGCCGCTGTGGACGTCCTTCACGCTGATGCCGCAG GAGGACGTCACTTCTCTTCCAGAAGGTTCCGCCAGCGGCCCGTGCCTGCGAACGGACCCGCGGGTGTCGGCCGACCACAGCGCCAGCTGCAGCGCCTACGAGCAGAACCGCCTCCTCGGCTACGGCTTCCTGTTCCCGCCCG AGTTGGCGTCGTCGCCCGAGTCCAGATACGAGGCATCGCTCATCACCAACACCGCGCCCATGTTTCCCGCCTTTACTC GAGTGTGGCGTTACCTGCAGGGCGCGCTGCTTAGGCGCTACGCACAGGAAAACAACGGCATCAACATCCTCGCCGGACCTGTCTTTGACTACAACTACGATGGCCGGCGAGATACCCTGGAGGAAATTCGAGA GTGGTCTCCCGGCACGCCGCCTGTGCCCACTCACTTCTTCACCGTGGTGACCAGCTGCCGCCAAGCCAACCAAACACTGGACGAGTGCGACGGCGATCTGAGCGTCTTCTCCTTCCTGATTCCTCACCGAGACGACAACAGCGAGACCTGCAAC AGCAACGACGGCGAGCAGCTTTGGGTGGAGGGGCTGCTACAGCTTCATACGGCCAGGGTCCGCGACGTGGAGATAATCACCGGGCTCGACCTTTACCGGGCCAACAACCAGAGCTACAGCGGCATCCTCAGCCTCAAGACGTACCTGCGCACCTTCGAGACGGACGACTGA
- the LOC133395464 gene encoding venom phosphodiesterase isoform X2, whose protein sequence is MATVQVVGVYNYDKGTGSNLSQVGVLSVSLVTLILGLGLGLGLDLQTCPDRAAPQTSCRNRCYRPYDGDDPGCRCDAACRDSDTCCHDYHDLCKAPGELWECTRLRCGETRLPTSRCQCSNDCAANSDCCSNYGHVCQGQAEWVEDECDDLSRPSCPPGFRRQPLLLVSLDGMRADYLHLWSALIPVLTKLKKCGTSTSYMQAAFPSKTFPNHYSIVTGLYPESNGLIDNVMYDPVIDAIFTLSGPEKENPDWYLGQPIWHTAKYQGLKSGTFFWPGSDVKINGSFPDIHRPYDGKIPFEERILTVLKWLQLADQQRPDFYTLYLEEPDKSGHSFGPVSGGVALAIKAVDKMMGQLMNGLKQIGLHRCVNVIVVADHGMEETSCDRKENLEEFLGDVSDFLVTEGPFGRIRARNSNTQLDAAGLVANMTCKRAMQKLHPYLKWHLPKRLHFANSRRIEDVNILVEPKWLLERIPGSLRFCSGGQHGYDNDVRSMHAMFVAHGPKFKARTEVEPFANIELYNLMCDVLQISPAANNGTHGSLNHMLRQPFYSPLPPVEESSPAECRLSSLEPQNLLGCSCPHMSADAITAANRRLNLTSSQEAASRHNHLPFGRPRSLRPGERYCVLHQEAFVSAYSKDLKMAVWSSFTVAAPSSSDPPAPVRPDCLRADVRIPPADSRPCDEYGDFHRGFLYPPGLSPNEDEQRDALLSSHVVPMYPQFYRMWAYFHGTLLRKYASVYNGVNVLTGPAFDHDHDGRHDRPELITRAVGAAIQKQSGP, encoded by the exons GTGGGGGTCTTGTCCGTGTCCCTGGTGACGCTGATCCTGGGCCTCGGACTGGGCCTGGGACTGGACTTGCAGACTTGCCCAGACCGAG CGGCGCCGCAGACGTCGTGCAGGAATCGCTGCTACCGGCCGTACGACGGCGACGACCCCGGCTGCCGGTGCGACGCCGCCTGCCGCGACAGCGACACCTGTTGCCATGACTACCACGACCTCTGCAAAGCCCCCG GTGAACTGTGGGAGTGCACCCGCTTGCGCTGCGGCGAGACGAGGCTGCCGACCAGCAGGTGTCAGTGTTCCAACGACTGCGCTGCCAATTCCGACTGCTGCAGCAACTACGGGCACGTGTGCCAGG GACAAGCGGAGTGGGTGGAGGACGAGTGTGATGACCTCTCCCGCCCCTCCTGCCCACCAGG CTTCCGGCGGCAGCCGCTGCTTCTGGTGTCTCTGGACGGCATGAGAGCCGACTACCTGCACCTGTGGAGTGCGCTAATCCCGGTTCTCACCAAACTCA AGAAGTGTGGAACGTCAACTTCGTACATGCAGGCGGCTTTTCCGAGCAAAACCTTCCCCAACCACTACAGCATTGTCACg GGTCTGTATCCCGAGTCCAACGGTTTGATTGACAATGTGATGTACGATCCGGTGATCGACGCCATCTTCACGTTGTCGGGTCCAGAGAAGGAGAACCCAGACTGGTACCTGGGACAGCCG ATTTGGCACACGGCAAAGTACCAGGGGCTGAAGTCCGGAACCTTCTTCTGGCCCGGATCGGACGTGAAAATAAACGGCAGCTTCCCAGACATCCACCGACCATACGACGG GAAAATTCCATTTGAGGAGCGAATCCTGACAGTGCTGAAGTGGCTCCAGCTGGCGGACCAGCAAAG ACCCGACTTCTACACCCTGTACCTGGAGGAACCGGACAAATCTGGACACAGCTTCGGTCCTGTCAGTGGCGGG GTGGCGCTGGCCATAAAAGCCGTGGACAAAATGATGGGTCAGCTGATGAACGGACTCAAACAGATCGGACTCCACCGCTGCGTCAACGTCATCGTGGTCGCCGATCACG GCATGGAGGAGACCAGCTGTGACAGGAAGGAAAATCTGGAGGAGTTTCTGGGGGATGTCAGCGATTTCTTGGTCACCGAGGGACCCTTTGGACGCATCCGAGCCAGGAACAGTAACACACAAT tGGATGCAGCCGGACTTGTTGCCAACATGACG TGCAAACGTGCGATGCAGAAGCTGCACCCATACCTGAAGTGGCATCTGCCCAAACGTCTTCACTTCGCCAACAGTCGTCGAATCGAAGACGTCAACATACTGGTGGAGCCCAAATGGCTGCTTGAGAG AATTCCGGGCTCGCTGCGGTTCTGCTCCGGCGGCCAACACGGCTATGACAACGATGTGAGGAGCATGCAC GCCATGTTTGTCGCCCACGGGCCGAAGTTTAAAGCCCGCACGGAAGTCGAACCCTTCGCCAACATCGAGCTTTACAACCTCATGTGTG ATGTGCTGCAGATCTCACCCGCCGCCAACAACGGGACTCATGGTAGCCTCAACCACATGCTGCGACAGCCTTTCTATTCGCCGCTGCCCCCGGTGGAGGAGAGCTCACCTGCGGAGTGCCGCCTCAGCAGCCTGGAGCCGCAAAACCTCCTGGGCTGCTCCTGTCCCCACATG AGCGCAGACGCCATCACGGCCGCCAACCGTCGCCTCAACCTGACGTCCAGTCAAG AGGCGGCGTCGAGGCACAATCATCTGCCGTTCGGTCGTCCTCGCTCGCTGCGGCCCGGGGAGCGTTACTGCGTCCTCCACCAGGAGGCGTTTGTGAGCGCCTACAGTAAGGACCTGAAGATGGCGGTGTGGAGCTCCTTCACCGTGGCTGCGCCG AGCAGCTCTGACCCGCCGGCACCCGTCCGGCCCGACTGTCTGCGGGCCGACGTCAGAATTCCTCCGGCCGACAGTCGCCCGTGTGACGAGTACGGCGACTTCCACCGCGGCTTCCTGTACCCGCCCG GTCTGAGCCCGAACGAGGACGAGCAACGCGACGCCCTGCTGAGCAGCCACGTGGTGCCCATGTACCCCCAGTTTTACA GGATGTGGGCGTACTTCCACGGCACGCTGCTCAGGAAGTACGCCTCCGTCTACAACGGCGTCAACGTGCTGACCGGCCCCGCCTTCGACCACGACCACGACGGGCGCCACGACCGGCCGGAGCTCATCACGCG CGCTGTGGGGGCCGCAATTCAAAAACAAAGCGGTCCGTAG
- the LOC133395462 gene encoding ectonucleotide pyrophosphatase/phosphodiesterase family member 2-like isoform X1: MSRVSLVSTMSNFLSTLSLSPMSLVFSVPDSSCSLSHVPCLRCLVSMVSPVSGSLFPWCPLRLGPFVPLVMSLVSVPCVHRLVSLVSLVSPMSVPLCPWSLLSDSLCPVPTPLCVVSCVCAVSCLSRHVPCVSCVWFLVSLVSSVSGSLFLWCPLCPGPCVLLVMSLVSLVYPVSLASCPLCLVPRDPDVYRVRFLVYTVSYLLCPWCLWLVPRVPFVVSLVFPVSLAPGSRPPRVHGVSAVVSEWVSSSGSCKGRCFELEEAEPPGCRCDNLCKTYYSCCSDFDQHCLKTAGRFECRPERCGEGRKDEHACHCTDDCLEKGDCCSNYKAVCQGEESWLQGDCEETVSAECPAGFIRPPLIMLSVDGFRASYLKKGVSVMPNIQKLRSCGTTAPYMRPVYPTKTFPNLYTLATGLYPESHGIVGNTMHDPVFNATFSLRSREKLNHRWWGGQPIWITAKEQGVKAGTFFWPWVIELERRILTILQWLKLPDQHRPYVYAVHSEQPDTFGHRWGPLSSELDNTLRQIDGVIGQLMNGLKQMNLHRCVNVIVVGDHGMEEAHCDRTEFLSSYPLNIDDITLIPGSLGRIRPRDAKSTSYEPQQVVANLTCKMATQHFTPYLKQHLPKRLHYANNRRIEDVHLLMERKWHVARKMPEKMRTRCGFFGDHGFDNKITSMRTIFMGHGPSFRFRTQVPEFDNIELYNVMCDLLGVKPAPNNGTHGSLNAMLKSPPFQPVMPAEVTPPAQDEDAAEAATGPGAPVAFDLGCGCDDENKVERNVEAFSPAQDGVDDYNVTQLPFGRPAVMFEARYALLHHSDFISAYSRQLAMPLWTSFTLMPQEDVTSLPEGSASGPCLRTDPRVSADHSASCSAYEQNRLLGYGFLFPPELASSPESRYEASLITNTAPMFPAFTRVWRYLQGALLRRYAQENNGINILAGPVFDYNYDGRRDTLEEIREWSPGTPPVPTHFFTVVTSCRQANQTLDECDGDLSVFSFLIPHRDDNSETCNSNDGEQLWVEGLLQLHTARVRDVEIITGLDLYRANNQSYSGILSLKTYLRTFETDD, from the exons ATGTCCCGTGTGTCCCTGGTGTCTACAATGTCCAACTTCTTGtccaccctctctctctctcctatgTCCTTGGTGTTTTCTGTGCCTGATTCCTCGTGTTCCCTGAGTCATGTCCCCTGCCTTCGATGTCTTGTGTCCATGGTGTCCCCCGTGTCCGGTTCTTTGTTCCCGTGGTGTCCCCTGCGACTGGGCCCCTTTGTCCCCCTCGTCATGTCTCTTGTGTCCGTTCCGTGTGTCCACCGTCTTGTGTCCCTCGTGTCTTTGGTGTCTCCTATGTCGGTTCCCTTGTGCCCCTGGTCTCTCCTGTCTGATTCTTTGTGTCCCGTGCCGACTCCCCTGTGCGTGGTGTCTTGTGTCTGTGCTGTCTCCTGCCTCTCTCGTCATGTCCCATGTGTCTCCTGTGTGTGGTTCCTTGTGTCCCTGGTGTCTTCTGTGTCTGGCTCCTTGTTTCTGTGGTGTCCCCTGTGTCCGGGCCCTTGTGTCCTCCTTGTCATGTCTCTTGTGTCCCTGGTGTATCCTGTGTCACTTGCGTCATGTCCCTTGTGTCTGGTTCCACGTGACCCTGATGTCTACCGTGTCCGATTCCTTGTGTACACCGTCTCGTATCTCCTGTGTCCGTGGTGTCTGTGGCTGGTTCCTCGTGTACCCTTTGTCGTGTCCCTTGTGTTCCCGGTTTCTCTGGCTCCCGGGTCCCGTCCTCCTCGTGTCCACGGTGTCTCCGCAGTGGTGTCGGAGTGGGTGAGCTCTTCGGGCTCATGCAAGGGTCGCTGCTTCGAGTTGGAGGAAGCCGAGCCTCCGGGATGTCGTTGTGACAACTTATGCAAAACCTACTACAGCTGCTGCTCTGACTTTGACCAGCACTGTCTCAAAACGG CGGGACGCTTCGAGTGCCGTCCGGAGCGTTGCGGTGAGGGGAGGAAAGACGAGCATGCGTGTCACTGCACAGATGACTGCCTGGAAAAAGGAGACTGCTGCTCCAACTACAAGGCGGTGTGCCAAG GCGAGGAGTCATGGCTCCAAGGAGACTGTGAGGAGACCGTCAGCGCTGAGTGTCCAGCCGG TTTCATCCGCCCGCCACTCATCATGCTGTCTGTGGACGGTTTCCGGGCGTCCTACCTGAAGAAGGGTGTGTCCGTCATGCCCAACATCCAGAAACTCA gATCATGTGGGACAACTGCTCCGTACATGCGGCCCGTCTACCCGACCAAGACCTTCCCGAACTTGTACACGTTGGCCACG GGCCTCTACCCAGAATCCCACGGAATCGTGGGCAACACCATGCACGACCCGGTGTTCAACGCCACCTTCAGCCTACGTTCCCGAGAGAAGCTAAACCATCGCTGGTGGGGCGGGCAGCCG ATCTGGATCACCGCTAAGGAACAAGGCGTCAAAGCCGGAACCTTCTTCTGGCCCTG GGTCATCGAACTAGAGAGACGAATCCTCACCATCCTGCAATGGCTGAAGCTGCCCGACCAACACAG ACCTTACGTGTACGCGGTGCACTCGGAGCAGCCTGACACCTTTGGACATCGCTGGGGTCCCCTGAGCAGTGAG CTGGACAACACGCTGCGGCAGATCGACGGCGTGATCGGTCAGCTGATGAACGGCCTGAAGCAGATGAACCTCCATCGCTGCGTCAACGTCATCGTCGTGGGCGACCACG GCATGGAGGAGGCGCACTGCGATCGCACCGAGTTCCTCAGCAGCTACCCGCTCAACATCGACGACATCACGCTCATCCCGGGCTCACTGGGCCGGATACGGCCTCGAGACGCCAAGTCCACTTCAT ACGAACCTCAGCAGGTGGTCGCCAACCTGACG TGCAAGATGGCGACGCAGCACTTCACGCCGTACCTAAAGCAACATCTGCCCAAGAGACTCCATTATGCCAACAACCGCCGCATTGAGGACGTGCACCTGCTCATGGAGAGGAAGTGGCATGTCGCCAG GAAAATGCCAGAAAAGATGCGTACGCGTTGCGGTTTCTTTGGCGACCACGGCTTCGACAACAAGATCACCAGCATGAGG ACCATCTTCATGGGACACGGGCCCAGCTTCCGCTTCCGCACTCAAGTGCCGGAGTTTGACAACATCGAGCTTTACAACGTCATGTGCG ACCTGCTCGGCGTGAAGCCGGCGCCAAACAACGGGACGCACGGGAGCCTGAACGCCATGTTGAAGTCACCGCCCTTCCAGCCCGTCATGCCGGCGGAAGTGACGCCACCGGCGCAGGAcgaggacgcggcagaggcgGCGACGGGGCCGGGGGCGCCGGTCGCCTTCGACCTCGGCTGCGGCTGCGATGACGAG AACAAAGTGGAGCGGAATGTGGAAGCCTTCAGCCCCGCCCAAGATGGCGTCGACGACTACA ACGTGACACAGCTGCCGTTCGGCCGACCCGCCGTTATGTTTGAGGCTCGTTACGCTTTGCTGCATCACTCCGACTTCATCAGCGCGTACAGCCGCCAACTGGCCATGCCGCTGTGGACGTCCTTCACGCTGATGCCGCAG GAGGACGTCACTTCTCTTCCAGAAGGTTCCGCCAGCGGCCCGTGCCTGCGAACGGACCCGCGGGTGTCGGCCGACCACAGCGCCAGCTGCAGCGCCTACGAGCAGAACCGCCTCCTCGGCTACGGCTTCCTGTTCCCGCCCG AGTTGGCGTCGTCGCCCGAGTCCAGATACGAGGCATCGCTCATCACCAACACCGCGCCCATGTTTCCCGCCTTTACTC GAGTGTGGCGTTACCTGCAGGGCGCGCTGCTTAGGCGCTACGCACAGGAAAACAACGGCATCAACATCCTCGCCGGACCTGTCTTTGACTACAACTACGATGGCCGGCGAGATACCCTGGAGGAAATTCGAGA GTGGTCTCCCGGCACGCCGCCTGTGCCCACTCACTTCTTCACCGTGGTGACCAGCTGCCGCCAAGCCAACCAAACACTGGACGAGTGCGACGGCGATCTGAGCGTCTTCTCCTTCCTGATTCCTCACCGAGACGACAACAGCGAGACCTGCAAC AGCAACGACGGCGAGCAGCTTTGGGTGGAGGGGCTGCTACAGCTTCATACGGCCAGGGTCCGCGACGTGGAGATAATCACCGGGCTCGACCTTTACCGGGCCAACAACCAGAGCTACAGCGGCATCCTCAGCCTCAAGACGTACCTGCGCACCTTCGAGACGGACGACTGA
- the LOC133395464 gene encoding venom phosphodiesterase isoform X1 has protein sequence MATVQVVGVYNYDKGTGSNLSQVGVLSVSLVTLILGLGLGLGLDLQTCPDRAAPQTSCRNRCYRPYDGDDPGCRCDAACRDSDTCCHDYHDLCKAPGELWECTRLRCGETRLPTSRCQCSNDCAANSDCCSNYGHVCQGQAEWVEDECDDLSRPSCPPGFRRQPLLLVSLDGMRADYLHLWSALIPVLTKLKKCGTSTSYMQAAFPSKTFPNHYSIVTGLYPESNGLIDNVMYDPVIDAIFTLSGPEKENPDWYLGQPIWHTAKYQGLKSGTFFWPGSDVKINGSFPDIHRPYDGKIPFEERILTVLKWLQLADQQRPDFYTLYLEEPDKSGHSFGPVSGGVALAIKAVDKMMGQLMNGLKQIGLHRCVNVIVVADHGMEETSCDRKENLEEFLGDVSDFLVTEGPFGRIRARNSNTQLDAAGLVANMTCKRAMQKLHPYLKWHLPKRLHFANSRRIEDVNILVEPKWLLERIPGSLRFCSGGQHGYDNDVRSMHAMFVAHGPKFKARTEVEPFANIELYNLMCDVLQISPAANNGTHGSLNHMLRQPFYSPLPPVEESSPAECRLSSLEPQNLLGCSCPHMSADAITAANRRLNLTSSQEAASRHNHLPFGRPRSLRPGERYCVLHQEAFVSAYSKDLKMAVWSSFTVAAPSSSDPPAPVRPDCLRADVRIPPADSRPCDEYGDFHRGFLYPPGLSPNEDEQRDALLSSHVVPMYPQFYRMWAYFHGTLLRKYASVYNGVNVLTGPAFDHDHDGRHDRPELITRWASSADVSVPTHYFAVLTSCENASRPPGECDGRARAVAFLLPHRTDNSENCKSTEDEASWVEDHIWFHQSRVRDVEWITGLDLYQDSHRPIPELLRLKSRPTAANQKP, from the exons GTGGGGGTCTTGTCCGTGTCCCTGGTGACGCTGATCCTGGGCCTCGGACTGGGCCTGGGACTGGACTTGCAGACTTGCCCAGACCGAG CGGCGCCGCAGACGTCGTGCAGGAATCGCTGCTACCGGCCGTACGACGGCGACGACCCCGGCTGCCGGTGCGACGCCGCCTGCCGCGACAGCGACACCTGTTGCCATGACTACCACGACCTCTGCAAAGCCCCCG GTGAACTGTGGGAGTGCACCCGCTTGCGCTGCGGCGAGACGAGGCTGCCGACCAGCAGGTGTCAGTGTTCCAACGACTGCGCTGCCAATTCCGACTGCTGCAGCAACTACGGGCACGTGTGCCAGG GACAAGCGGAGTGGGTGGAGGACGAGTGTGATGACCTCTCCCGCCCCTCCTGCCCACCAGG CTTCCGGCGGCAGCCGCTGCTTCTGGTGTCTCTGGACGGCATGAGAGCCGACTACCTGCACCTGTGGAGTGCGCTAATCCCGGTTCTCACCAAACTCA AGAAGTGTGGAACGTCAACTTCGTACATGCAGGCGGCTTTTCCGAGCAAAACCTTCCCCAACCACTACAGCATTGTCACg GGTCTGTATCCCGAGTCCAACGGTTTGATTGACAATGTGATGTACGATCCGGTGATCGACGCCATCTTCACGTTGTCGGGTCCAGAGAAGGAGAACCCAGACTGGTACCTGGGACAGCCG ATTTGGCACACGGCAAAGTACCAGGGGCTGAAGTCCGGAACCTTCTTCTGGCCCGGATCGGACGTGAAAATAAACGGCAGCTTCCCAGACATCCACCGACCATACGACGG GAAAATTCCATTTGAGGAGCGAATCCTGACAGTGCTGAAGTGGCTCCAGCTGGCGGACCAGCAAAG ACCCGACTTCTACACCCTGTACCTGGAGGAACCGGACAAATCTGGACACAGCTTCGGTCCTGTCAGTGGCGGG GTGGCGCTGGCCATAAAAGCCGTGGACAAAATGATGGGTCAGCTGATGAACGGACTCAAACAGATCGGACTCCACCGCTGCGTCAACGTCATCGTGGTCGCCGATCACG GCATGGAGGAGACCAGCTGTGACAGGAAGGAAAATCTGGAGGAGTTTCTGGGGGATGTCAGCGATTTCTTGGTCACCGAGGGACCCTTTGGACGCATCCGAGCCAGGAACAGTAACACACAAT tGGATGCAGCCGGACTTGTTGCCAACATGACG TGCAAACGTGCGATGCAGAAGCTGCACCCATACCTGAAGTGGCATCTGCCCAAACGTCTTCACTTCGCCAACAGTCGTCGAATCGAAGACGTCAACATACTGGTGGAGCCCAAATGGCTGCTTGAGAG AATTCCGGGCTCGCTGCGGTTCTGCTCCGGCGGCCAACACGGCTATGACAACGATGTGAGGAGCATGCAC GCCATGTTTGTCGCCCACGGGCCGAAGTTTAAAGCCCGCACGGAAGTCGAACCCTTCGCCAACATCGAGCTTTACAACCTCATGTGTG ATGTGCTGCAGATCTCACCCGCCGCCAACAACGGGACTCATGGTAGCCTCAACCACATGCTGCGACAGCCTTTCTATTCGCCGCTGCCCCCGGTGGAGGAGAGCTCACCTGCGGAGTGCCGCCTCAGCAGCCTGGAGCCGCAAAACCTCCTGGGCTGCTCCTGTCCCCACATG AGCGCAGACGCCATCACGGCCGCCAACCGTCGCCTCAACCTGACGTCCAGTCAAG AGGCGGCGTCGAGGCACAATCATCTGCCGTTCGGTCGTCCTCGCTCGCTGCGGCCCGGGGAGCGTTACTGCGTCCTCCACCAGGAGGCGTTTGTGAGCGCCTACAGTAAGGACCTGAAGATGGCGGTGTGGAGCTCCTTCACCGTGGCTGCGCCG AGCAGCTCTGACCCGCCGGCACCCGTCCGGCCCGACTGTCTGCGGGCCGACGTCAGAATTCCTCCGGCCGACAGTCGCCCGTGTGACGAGTACGGCGACTTCCACCGCGGCTTCCTGTACCCGCCCG GTCTGAGCCCGAACGAGGACGAGCAACGCGACGCCCTGCTGAGCAGCCACGTGGTGCCCATGTACCCCCAGTTTTACA GGATGTGGGCGTACTTCCACGGCACGCTGCTCAGGAAGTACGCCTCCGTCTACAACGGCGTCAACGTGCTGACCGGCCCCGCCTTCGACCACGACCACGACGGGCGCCACGACCGGCCGGAGCTCATCACGCG GTGGGCGTCCTCCGCCGACGTGTCCGTGCCCACGCATTACTTCGCCGTGCTGACCAGCTGCGAAAACGCCAGCCGACCGCCGGGAGAATGCGACGGACGAGCGCGCGCCGTCGCTTTCCTGCTGCCTCACCGCACGGACAACTCCGAGAACTGCAAG AGCACCGAAGACGAAGCTTCTTGGGTGGAGGATCACATTTGGTTCCACCAGTCACGTGTGCGAGATGTGGAGTGGATCACAGGACTGGACTTGTACCAGGACAGTCACCGACCAATACCCGAGCTGCTGCGGCTCAAGTCCCGCCCCACAGCTGCCAATCAAAAACCatga